ATGGTTGTAGTTGGTGGTGGTTATATAGGATTAGAGATGGGGTCTGTTTGGTCTAGATTAGGTGCAGAAGTACATGTAGTTGAATTTTTAGAGCATATTACTCCTGGTATGGATAGAGAAATATCTACAGAGTTTATGAAAATATTAAAGAAACAAGGAATTAATTTTCATATGCAGACAAAAGTAGAAGGAATTAAAAAAAATGCTAATGGTGCTATAGTGACAACATCAGATAAAGATGGAAAAAAAGTAGATTTTGATTGTGATGTGGTTCTTATATCTGTTGGTAGAAAACCTAACACAACCAACTTAAACTTAGAAGCAGTTGGTGTTGAACTAGATGAAAAGAAAAGAATTAAAACTAACAAAACATTTCAAACAAATATTAAGAATGTGTATGCTATTGGAGATGTAATTGAAGGACCAATGTTAGCGCACAAAGCTGAAGATGAAGGTATTGCTGTTGCAGAAAATATTGCAGGACAATCAGGACATGTTAATTATGATATTATTCCTGGAGTTGTTTATACAACACCAGAAGTTGCTTCAATTGGGAAAACAGAAGAACAATTAAAAGAAGCAAATACTAAATATAAAATTGGTAAATTTTCATTTATGGCAAATTCAAGAGCCAAAGCAATTGATGAAGCAGAAGGCTTTGTTAAAATTCTAGCTGATGAAAAAACAGATAGAGTTCTAGGAGCACATATTATTGGACCTCATGCAGGTGAATTAATTGGGGAAATTGGAGTTGCAATGGAGTTTGGTGCTAGCGCTGAAGATATTGCAAGAACATGTCATGCGCACCCAACATTTTCTGAAGCAGTAAAAGAAGCAGCGTTATCAGTAGATAAAAGAGCAATACACTCTTAGAATATTTTCATATTATAAAGATATGAAAGTACCGATTCTTATACCAAATATTTTTAATCATCCTTTCACCTACAATTCTGATTTAACTTTAAAAGTTGGTGACTACGTGGTGGTACCCTTTGGAAAGTCAGAGGTAACAGGAGTCGTGTGGGATGACTTTGAAAAAAAAACAAATAAAAATTTTGCAATTAAAAAAGTTTTGAGGAAATTAGATGTTCCACCTTTAAAGAAAAATATAGTTAAATTCCTAAACTGGTTTTCAGAATACAATATGACACCTAAAGGTATGGCGTTAAAATTATTATTATTAAGTAGTGGTGCCATAGAAAAGTTACCAATTGAAGCTTATGAAGCATTCAAAATTGATATCAAAGAAAATGAAATAAAACTTTCTAAAGAGCAAAAAAATTCATTAAAAAAAATGAATGTATTAAATCAAAAATTTAGAGTTCATGTTTTACAAGGCACTACAGGTTCAGGTAAAACAATGGTCTATTTTGAGGCTTTAAAAGAGATAATTAATAAAGGTTTTCAAGGGTTAATTCTATTACCAGAAATTGGATTAACAGGACAATTTCAAAATAAATTTATAGAATTTTTTGGTTTCAAGCCTGCCGTATGGCATTCAGGCATTACCAAAAAAAATAAAGAAATTATTTGGAGTGGAATAGCAAATGACAAAATTAAAGTTGTAATTGGTGCTCGATCTTCATTATTTTTACCTTTTAAAAAACTAGGATTAATTATTGTTGATGAAGAACATGATCAATCTTACAAACAAGATGAGGGTGTAGCTTATAATGCAAGAGATATGGCAATTTCAAGAGCATCTTTTGAAAATATTCCAATCAATTTAATAACTGCAGTTCCATCTATTGAAACCTATGACAATATTAAAAAAGGTAAATATACTTTATCAAAACTTGATCAAAGATATTTAAATGCATCTTTGCCAAAATATGAAATAATTAATCTAAATAATTTCAAACTTGAGTCTCAATCCTGGATATCTAAAGAAACAATTGAAAAAGTAAACTTACATCTTGAAAAAAAAGACCAAGTATTGTTTTTTTTAAATAGAAGAGGATTTTCTCCACATGTATTATGTAAAAAATGCTTTACTAGTTATTCATGTCCAAATTGTTCAATAAATTTGGTATATCATAAAAACAAACAAAATTTATTGTGTCACTACTGTGGATACAAAGCTTTACTAAATAGAGATTGTTCTAAAGAGGGTAAATGTGATTTTATTTTTAGCGGTCCTGGAGTTGAAAGGATATCTGAAGAAGTAAAAAAAATTTTTCCTACTAAGGAAATAACTATATTTTCCAGTGACACAATGAATAAAAAAAGTTCTTCAAATATTTTGGAAAAAATTATAAATAATGAAATCCAAATTTTAATTGGGACTCAATTAAT
The nucleotide sequence above comes from Candidatus Pelagibacter giovannonii. Encoded proteins:
- the priA gene encoding replication restart helicase PriA, with product MKVPILIPNIFNHPFTYNSDLTLKVGDYVVVPFGKSEVTGVVWDDFEKKTNKNFAIKKVLRKLDVPPLKKNIVKFLNWFSEYNMTPKGMALKLLLLSSGAIEKLPIEAYEAFKIDIKENEIKLSKEQKNSLKKMNVLNQKFRVHVLQGTTGSGKTMVYFEALKEIINKGFQGLILLPEIGLTGQFQNKFIEFFGFKPAVWHSGITKKNKEIIWSGIANDKIKVVIGARSSLFLPFKKLGLIIVDEEHDQSYKQDEGVAYNARDMAISRASFENIPINLITAVPSIETYDNIKKGKYTLSKLDQRYLNASLPKYEIINLNNFKLESQSWISKETIEKVNLHLEKKDQVLFFLNRRGFSPHVLCKKCFTSYSCPNCSINLVYHKNKQNLLCHYCGYKALLNRDCSKEGKCDFIFSGPGVERISEEVKKIFPTKEITIFSSDTMNKKSSSNILEKIINNEIQILIGTQLISKGFHFPSLNCIVVVDIDLSSQGHDLRGAEKNLQLYHQLSGRAGRTGKPATVYFQTYNLNTKMITDITNKDPDIFLDKELEIRRKNNLPPFQRFIALIITGNNEKELEKEAYKFKSFIENAVDGRVLGPVNAPIFRLKRRFRVRLLIRGRKSLKVQNSLSKIIEKFKFPGGMKLTVDVDPINFN
- the lpdA gene encoding dihydrolipoyl dehydrogenase, whose translation is MSDKFQAVVIGGGPGGYVCAIRLAQLGLKTACIESRGSLGGTCLNVGCIPSKNLLNISENYHKAQNFSKLGIEVGEVKLNLQKMMQNKDKAVTILTKGVEFLFKKNKVTYFKGTGSFKSANKISILDDQKKETIIETDKIVISTGSVPVALPGIEFDEKIIVSSTGALTLQSVPRKMVVVGGGYIGLEMGSVWSRLGAEVHVVEFLEHITPGMDREISTEFMKILKKQGINFHMQTKVEGIKKNANGAIVTTSDKDGKKVDFDCDVVLISVGRKPNTTNLNLEAVGVELDEKKRIKTNKTFQTNIKNVYAIGDVIEGPMLAHKAEDEGIAVAENIAGQSGHVNYDIIPGVVYTTPEVASIGKTEEQLKEANTKYKIGKFSFMANSRAKAIDEAEGFVKILADEKTDRVLGAHIIGPHAGELIGEIGVAMEFGASAEDIARTCHAHPTFSEAVKEAALSVDKRAIHS